Genomic window (Chryseobacterium sp. H1D6B):
ACTGTAGGAATGGGGATATTTGATGTCAATGTGAAAAAAATTCCTCCTAAAAATATTGTTCCCCACATGGGCTGGAATACGATTTCAGAACTTAGGCCGTCTGTATTTAACGGAATTAAAGAAGAAAATGATTTTTATTTTGTTCACAGTTATTATTGTGAATTATCAGGATATACGACTTCTGTGTGTGATTATATTCTTCCGTTTAGTGCTTCTCTTCAGAAAGATAATTTTTTCGCAGTGCAGTTCCACCCGGAGAAATCAGGGCAGGCAGGCAGTGATCTATTGAGAAATTTTTTAAAACTTTAATTAAGATGAAAATAATTCCTGCCATTGATATTATTGAAGGCAAATGTGTACGCCTTTCAAAGGGAGATTACACGACTAAAAAAATATATAATGAAAATCCTTTGGAAGCCGCGAAAGAATTTGAAAATGCCGGAATCCAGTTTCTTCATCTAGTCGATCTCGACGGTGCAAAATCTAAGCATATTGTCAATCAGAAAATATTGGAAAGTATTGCCCGGGAAACTTCACTTCACATCGATTTTGGAGGCGGTCTTAAAACTGAAGAGGATATTGAAACTGCTTTTAATTCTGGGGCAAAACAGATCACTATTGGAAGTATAGCGATACAAAATCCTGAATTCTGCTATGAAATCATTAAGAAATATGGTGCTGAAAAAATTATTTTAGGGGCCGACTGTGAAAACCGGAAAATAAAGACTTCCGGCTGGCTTGAGGAAAGTGATACCGAGATT
Coding sequences:
- the hisH gene encoding imidazole glycerol phosphate synthase subunit HisH, yielding MIAIIKYNGGNVNSIQNALDRLGADSMITDDFELIQKADKVIFPGVGEASSTMKLLKEKKLDRLIPTLTQPVLGICLGMQLMCGNNEEGNTVGMGIFDVNVKKIPPKNIVPHMGWNTISELRPSVFNGIKEENDFYFVHSYYCELSGYTTSVCDYILPFSASLQKDNFFAVQFHPEKSGQAGSDLLRNFLKL
- the hisA gene encoding 1-(5-phosphoribosyl)-5-[(5-phosphoribosylamino)methylideneamino]imidazole-4-carboxamide isomerase; this encodes MKIIPAIDIIEGKCVRLSKGDYTTKKIYNENPLEAAKEFENAGIQFLHLVDLDGAKSKHIVNQKILESIARETSLHIDFGGGLKTEEDIETAFNSGAKQITIGSIAIQNPEFCYEIIKKYGAEKIILGADCENRKIKTSGWLEESDTEIIDFILQYQQNNIQNVICTDISKDGMLKGPSTGLYQDILNKTEIQLTASGGISGIEDVDKMKEIGCSGTIIGKAIYEGKISLTELKNWIENA